CCTTTATTGTTGATGTAGATGATATACAACCACTATCCAGATTAGGGGTGTGTGTGGCTAACCTCTTTGTAAACATTCTTTCCACATGAGAGAAATTATCTGCATTATTGATAATTGAACCACAGTTTGCAGTCTTTATCTATAGCCACTCTTGTAAGTAGCAGTCTTTGAGCAGTTAATATCTTATACTGAACAGAGGAACGACAGCCACTTTTTCCAtgataatttttgtttatatattgTATTTTGTTTTAAACATCACTTTCCTATTGAAACTCAGCATATAAATAAAGACTGAAGATCCTTGTAAAATAACATCCCATGAATTCACATGAAAGCAATTAATGATGAAACATTGATTTAAAACcctgtcgaaagttttctaccatTATGTACTTGGAGTTTTCCTCTATATCAACCCGATTATTTGGATAAGGCTTAATTATGatgatggtgataagttgatgtaACACTTATTTTGTTGCTTTAGGTTCTGTAGTCTATCAAGTTGTTTATGACAGCATGCTTGAATCTTGTAATGTATATGCCATTGGCAGCTAGTGTTCCATATGTGTtcttttcttgatattttcttttcttgtccaTTAAACCTTCCTTGGAGGAGAGCTTTGGATTCGGAGGATACGAATTCTGTGGCATTTAAGTGGAAGAAGGTTAGTATGTTTGTTCTGTTGATAGCAACCATATAATGTTCTTTGTCCAAGATTGCTTTTGCGGATTGTCATGCTGAAAACTTTTGTTTTGCTTGTATATAAAGCTTTGAGGTTTTTTTAGTAGGATGTACATGAGCATAAACATAAATCAAATTCAACTATACTTGAAGAGTCAAGCCTAGACTTAAGACTTATCCATAACCTGTCCTCTGTTACAAGTTCTATGACACTAATTCTAAAGGAATTTTACCAAGTTGTTTTCTCGTAATCTTTGGCTACTTTAGGAATATGATTGGTCAATATATATATGGCTTATGCTATCCATTTCTCATAATGTAAATAGGTTCGAGAAGTTGTTCTTTTGGATGAAGAAGAAGTTCATACTGTAGAGCCTATGGAAGATGGTTGTGACAAATGGTGACTTTATCTTCGAACTTTCTTTTCTCTCTATTCATTAAATACCTGTGTGCCAAATTATGTCTTCCTAATGAGcattattcaattttttttaggAAGGAGGTCAAGGTTTATTATCCTTCAAGGTGCATCATCTCCTACTTGAACATATGGATTATTTGCATCAATATTAGTTCCAAAGGTCTCACAAATTAAATTTTGTCTTCTTTACAACAGGGATGATCCGGAATCTGTTGAGCTCTCTTATGCAGATATAAAATGCCTCAATCCTGAATCATACTTGTCATCTACTATAATGAACTTCTACATTCAGTAAGATCTTTTTCATGATTCCTAAAGTGTTCCTCAGAAAATCAATCTACGCTTTTACTTCTGTTTGTGTTATCTATTATTTGGCATTAATTAAAGTTCCACTCGTTAAACTGAATGCAGAGATGACACAATCAATGAATCTTTGAGTTAAGAACATTCTAGGATAAGGTCCTGCATGTTTTTCCTCATATATTTGATAACTCCTTAGAGGCAATACACAGTCTCTATAGAGTAACCTCTGTGAAGAGCTTATCCGCTCTTATAAAGAGAACACTTGATCTAACgattgctttggataagatttttGTTATGGATGTTGGACACTGACCAGTGTAGTTTATGAATTATGTATTATACTCCAGCTGGGAATCATGTATCTACCATGTTCAGCTCATCTTTCCAATTAAtcactcttttcttttctcttcttgctTGCTTTCTCCTTTTAACCTATGTTTGAATTTGTTTCTTAATAGCATTCATCTTTTTAATGTTTCCACactttggtcctacagcaatagggaagctaaatatgaattttatcattttttagcaGGAGTCTAGTTGTCTTTGTTGCTTCTTTGTGGCAGATGATTCTCTTTGGTTTTTTCATAGTTGGATTTTGTGATAGCATTCTACCTTGGTCGATACTTGGGCATAACATTTTTTATTAAAGCATATTGATTTATTGGTTGTCTCAAGCAAGGATTATTATATCATGGCATGGGGGTGCATTGATGCTTTTATAGCAAGGTACAATTCAATGTCATGCCAGCTGGCATGCTCCATTGCCGATTGTTATGGACCAAAAATTGACGTAAGTGTATTCTAGTGCCGATGTTGGGTCTTGTTTTATGCCAAAAGTGTGCTAACCGACCCTTGACACACTTGCGTGTGTACCACACGGATTTGCATGTACCGGTTCGCAAGACTTGCGGGATCAAGACACCAGATATTCTGTCCTTGTTTCTGCTTCACTCTGCATTCACTTAACAATTTTAATgcatcgaacttttgttttacttcATCTATGCTACATGCTTATATCACATTCACATCTTGTTTGTACATGTTGATTGTTGTTTTAGATACCTGCAAAGGCCCTTGGCTGTTACTGATAGACCAAGAGGAGACTATCATTTTTTCAACACCTATTTCTACAAGAAACTTGAGGAAGCTGTTTCATTTAAGGTATCATTTTTTAAATGGTTAAATGATTATTTTTATACTCTGGTATTGTCAAAGTTAAGTTCAATGGCAGTTAAAACTTGAAAGTAGCACGCCTGCCAAGCATTAGCAAAGATATACTGTGATACCTATAGGAAAGTTATGTAAAGGTCTATTGCTCTAGGAATGATCAAATTTACTCGAGTATTATTTCTTTGGTCAAATACAACTTCTCCTGGAGTAGGCTCTTGTAATGCTTGACAACATGTTCTGTAGTTGTGCAAATCTTCttcttttgataaatacttgcttGTCATATATTGCCAAAACACCATGGTTTTCTTTGGCACGCATTTCTTCTTCATTTTATGTTATATTAGTTCTGTTTATTTCTATTGCTGAAATTTGCATGCATCTTAATTAGGGTGGCCAAAAATTGTGGGTTTATCACTGTTCTCGTGTATTATTTGCTTCGTAATACTTTCTCTCTGAAGTATTTCGTTTAGTTTTCTACCAGAGCATGTCCAGTTTGCAATTCATAAATGCCTATATTGGAATTGCAATTAAAGACCCATTCTGCAGGCTTATATTGGATTCAGATGTCTGACATGCATCTAACTGGCATATTAATATGACATTTTTGCAATTTTTTGTCGGCCACGTATAACATAGTTAACTTTTTGTTAGTTGTAAATTTATAGACAAGTTATCAGGTCTGAATTTTATCATGTGTTATAAATACGTTTATATTATTTTCCAAATGATTTTTAAGTCGGAGTTCAAGTGCTCATGGCTGTACATCATTGAGAGcttgttttatttatttgaaactgaTACCCAAATTTACGTACTTTCTCATAAATCCTGCATTGACCTAGACTATTTTCTGTTATGTACTGAAACTTAACTGATAATCTTTTATTTAGTAGGTTGACAAGGCATGTTTTGAGAAATTGAGGAGATGGTGGAAGGGTgttaatatttttcaaaaatcttaCATCTTCATACCTGTCCATGGAGAGTAAGTAATTATTTCCTGTTCTTATCCAATATGTTGGATTGACAAACTTAGTATGTCTATGTCATACCTTTTCTTATGCATTTGATTATGGTACCATCAATATTATGATTCTTAATGATATTGGTTGCTTAAAAATATTATGATGCCAGTAAAAAAGTTAATGAGAATCTCATTGGATGTTGGATCATTGAGTCACGTGTTTGTCATATCATTTGTCTAATGTAACATTTATAACATGTGACTAATTGAGGTGCCAAAGACACCAATTTATTTAAGTGGCGAGTCTTTTAATGTTTGTACGACTTATTTTGAATGTAGATGTAGTGGAACAATTTTGTGCCAAAATTCAGTGACTTTTTTCACATAGTATTAGATTTCAGCGACTTTTTCAAAGATAAACAAAAGGTGTACAAATTTATTTTACAAAATGATGTCATTGGTTTCTAACTTTTTGATCTAATATGTGCTTCTTGTTTTCAGTATGCATTGGAGCTTGGCAGTTATTTGTATACCTGCACAAGAAGATGAATCAGGTCCAATTGTACTTCATTTGGATTCATTGGGATTTCATAACAGTCAATCGATATTTCATATCATAGATAGGTAAGCTGACTGTGAAATCTTTTATGCTAATAAAGAAGTGGTCAATTTGTTATTtgagtatatataatatatgtctgTGTTTCTGCAATTTCGGTTCTTTTCTGATTTATTTTAAATGCCAAGATTGCAACATGTAATTATTAATTGCTTGAAGTTGCAACATGCTCGACTTGTTCTTTGCCATGTGGAAACATTGATGTATAGGAaaaccaatttccttgttgtgtCTATGTGCACCTTGCACCATCATGTATCTTCTCATTTTGGATTCTCATCTTCTGATTGAGACAAAAGCAAACTTATCTCTGATATAATAATTATCTTTTCAGATATTCTCTAAAAACCTAATATGCAGTTTCTAATTGCAGATTTTTGAAAGAGGAATGGAACTACATAAATCAAAATTCTTCTCGCCCAGATCTTCCTTTTTCAGTAAATATTTGGAGACATCTTTCAAGTAGCATTGAGAAGAAAAAGATCACGGTAAACCTCTTTACATTGGACATCTTTATCTCATAATCAGCTTTTCATTATGGTTGTTTCTATATGGTTGGTACTGTATTGCTCTTTCATAACATGGAAATCTTTTATTTTGTTTCCCAAAGTTTATCAATCTCATCTTTGATAGAAAAATGGGTATGTAATCTCTCTTAtagaaaaattttatatatttagagtggtttgttTCTGCAGAGCAATCTTTCCATTGTAGCAAGGCCCAGTCTCAATCTCATCTACGATAGAATGTCTCAATAGCAAATGTGTTGAAGTAAAAAATGACCTTGTTTCCTTTAAATGATAACTTGTTTGCATCGATTAGCATGTGGAACTAGCTGAAACTCATTATGCATGCTACCTGTTATCAGGTTCCCCAACAGAAGAATGAGTATGACTGCGGGCTTTTTGTGCTCTACTTCATGGAGAGGTTTATTGAAGAGGCTCCTGAAAGGCTTAAACGGAAAGATCTGGCAATGGTAGGCAACACATCTCTAAGTAGGCTGGAGACTGTATGCTGTTTTAATTTCTGTTTTCCCTATCTTTGACCCAAGCAGTTTGGTAGCAAGTGGTTCCATCCTGAGGATGCTTCTGGCTTGAGGAAGCAGATACGAGATCTGCTTCTTGAAGTATTTCGGTGTGCTAAGCGGGAGAATAATAAAGCAGGATCAACATCATCTTgtggctcctccgaagatgattgACAGCGATCCTACTTGGATGACTAACCATTTGACCTGAGAACCCGAGTTAGAATCAGTTTAGTAGAGGAACAATTGGAGAATAGAGAGGAATAGAAGAGGCTTATGGAAACACCCAGTCAATTTTTCAGGGATATCTGAATACTTATCAGAAGGTAATTCTCACCGTGCATTTTAAGTACCGTCGACTATCCTCACTAAGTTCCTCACGACGATAAATTTAGTTGAGCAAAGCAGGAAACCAGGCATTGGAATAACAGCAAGCATGGCACTTGTTTTGCTCCCAGAGAATCTTTAGCTGGTTAATCCAAAGGGGTTAGGACTGTGATTAGTAGAGTTCTAACAAAAGAAGTACAGCTTTCTAGATCATGGAGGGGTACAATTTATATGTATTTCTCTTGTGAATTTTGCAGATCTATTTCTGTGTTCCTGACAATCTGTTTTGACATAAGATGATAGAGGGAAGCTATATGCAAGCAGATTACAAGCAGATGTTTGTAAATAGAATCCCGAGAGAAATGGCAAGCTTTTATATGCTCTTTGCAATGGCATTACCACTTCCCTCGTCTATGTTGTTTAGAAAAGGTTATGCCCGTCAGTTATCCTAATGCTGGCGGCGCATGCTATATACTACCGATGCTTATTATCGTTCATCAGATTGCTAGAAGGTCATTTAATTGCTCCGGAAACGTAAGTTCTCATGCTAAACTACCCTCAAGCTAACATTGCAGCATGGAAAGTCCACATCAGTAATAATAACCAGAGATGACATTCGAATCGAACACCATGATACGACAATTAGACTATAACATCTTCATTTACCATACCCAACTGCCATTTATTTACCTCTACGATATGTATCAAGATGCAACCTTTGCTTATTCATGTTCACAGGAGATGATAAGGCAACAACAGAGCAGAACATAAATGTGTAGGTCATACCAGAGTACAAGAGTGAAGCCAAGGAATACACATGAAGATGAATGTTTTTACATCATCACAAATAGAGACAAGCATGTAGAACATACTCCGGATCCATTGCCATAATATTTCAGCTCCGCATCGTTGCCTGCGATTGTGCACATGCTCTCCATCTCTTCGACGTTTATATATCCTTGGAACAATCATCTTGCCATGTTAGTTTGAGGGAATTTAGCTTATCAAGGGCCTCGGTGCCTGCGGAAACACCCGAAACATCCTTGTTGCTGATCAGGAGGAATCATACCTCCACCCTTCGATGTATCGATAGCTTCCAACATGGTCACTACCTCATCCATCTCCGGTCGCTTGTCAGGGTTTGCATCCCAGCAGACTTTCATCACATTTGCCAGAGAGCTTGGGCAGCATCGTGGGATCTCTGGTCTCAAGTTCTGCAATTTTGTGCAAAGTTTAATTTTTAGTCCTGCAACCACTTCAGCTATAATTTTCAAAGAAGTGCATACCTGCCGCACAACAGCAGACGTTATCTCGGAAAAGCTAAGGTCAGGATACGGCATGTCACAACAGTATATCTCCCACAGGCAGATGCCAAAGCTATAAACATCACATTTTCTATTATAAGGGTTGCCGTTGAGGACCTGCAAATGTGTCAGTACTAAGGTCACTTCATCATGGTTAGACAAGAGAATGTAGTAATATAAGGAAAAATGTAAAGTTCCACTTAAACAATGAACTAATTATATGCTATCTTCATATTCAACTGTATGCATTTATCCTATTTCCACTCGCCTCCGTTTTCCCTCTCATTTCTATTCTTCTTCTTGTCTACCTCAATCAAAGCTCCATTTCAAATTTTCTCCATCATGTGCTTTCATCGCCGGAGCAGCCAATCAATAATGTATCCTTCTGTAAATCTATCTTTATCAATGAATCAAAGAGTTCCCTTACAAACTTCTGGAGAAGCTCTCACAGTAAGTATTGAACTGTGTAATTTGTATTCAACTTATTTATTACACATTTCTGCTAGACCAGCTTTTCTAGCAAGCAAACATAACTCTTTTTTTCAATCATCTTGTTCAGCAATCTGCATAACCAGTGACGAACTTCCTATTACATTAAAATATGTGCCCTTGTTTTTGGTTTATCTAAATTCTAACAAATAAGGAGACATCTTAGGAGATTTTCTGGTGCCATGAAACTGGAATCATAAAATGTTGCATGTTCACCATAGGCAATCTTTACTTCAAGACAGTATTTCAATGGAGAAGCTAATGTGCCACAATGTTGATGAATTAATCCAGAAGATTATGTCAGGTCCACAAACATTTCAGACTTCTGAAAAATGACCTAAGATTAAGAGGAAACACTTGaacatcaaaataaaaagggaTTTCATACCTCGGGTGCCATGTAACCAAGGGTTCCTGTCTCACCCGTCATGTCATTAGGATTTTGAGCCTCGATACGAGCAACACCAAAGTCGGCAATTTTTACTGTTCCTGTCCTATCTAGAAGCATATTTTCTGTCTTCACATCTCTGTGCACAATCTTTTGGGAATGAAGATAACTTAACCTACAGATAAAGATACAAATTGGCCAAATATATTTAATTTGCGAAAAGCTTGTTGAACGGGAATTACATGCAGGAAATAATTAACAAGTCCACATGGAAATAAAATGCAGTCAACTAAGAGTTTCCAAATAGAAGAATTCGAGGCGAATGCTCACCCTCTCCCAAGATCCAAAGCCATTTGGACGACTACCTTGAAAGCTAGCTTTCTTCTGTGGTGTTTTATAAGAAATGATTTCAGTGCACCACCAGGAAGATATTCGACAACAACACAGCAAACATTGCTCGGCATGCCGAGATGACCATTTTCTGTTTGTATGTTCAGGTCTGCTGCCCCAATGGCAGCCCCAATAAACTGCAAAAGAAGTTTAAAATGAATGTACAACATGTTAAGCAAACACGCAGAAATATGTAGAGAGCTATATTCAAGAAGATGAAAGCAGAGGAGATATTTCAAATAGGATAATAAATACATGACCACAGAAAAGAACTACAAGCACTCAGTGAATTGAGGACTAAATTCCCAGAGATGTTACAGACTAGTGGTATCCTCACATAATGACCTGTACCTTAGTTACATTAGGATGATCAAGCTTATGCCAAACCGAGACTTCCTGAGAGAACGCTGCTCGAAGTGCAGAGATTTCAGCTTCTGTTCTGTTTCCCTCTTCGCCCCAGTCAAGCAACTTCACTGGAAATAGTAAAAGAATACAACTTTTATAACCAACTAAAGAAAGGGCAAGTGAGATGTAACTCCAGAGGATGATCTCATGCTCTTTTAAATGTTTGAGTGCCTGCTAATGCAAGAAACCGGTAAACTACAACGCAGACTTGTTGGTGAACTGCTAGAGCAAAGAATGGAAAAGAAAGTTTcagataaggaaaaaaaaagagaaaaagaatattCTGAACCAcacacaggaaaaaaaaaaaaagtgtcccCCTTTAATTCAATGTCCCAAGTTGCAACCCATTGCAACTATTTCTTGAGGTCATTAGCCGGAGTTATCGCTTTCTGTTCTTCCCTTTAATAGATATCACAAGACCAGCACCCAAGTTTACCAATAGttgttgagttaggttcacatgaAAGTACAAGAGAGAAAACAACTGATCGAACAAAAGTCACGGGAAACACCCCACCCAATCTGTGCAAGTCACAGGCAGGCAGTCCACTGGCTACATCGATGAACAAGAACCTTTATAAACCCAACTGGAGCACACCAAACCCCCAAAAGCAAAAGTAACACACATCAAACGTAAACAGATATTTCATGGTTTTACTGATGGTGGAATGCATCAAACCAGTATGGAAATTTCAGTAGTCTTCAAACTGATGAACAGACGATAACACACATAGTTTTCCCCCCTTTCAGTTCTATTATCATGCAATGATGCTTCTTCCATGGAAGAACAGATCAGCAGAAGACAGACAAGTGCGGATTGGACACCAATCCAAACGAATTGTACAAGAAAGACAACCAGAGAAAAAGGAACAAGTTCTTCCAAAGCATATAAAGTTATTAGATTCACTAAAGCAGATATCAAGAAATCAAACGGAATTATGCGACGAGGAAATCCAACCAGTAACAACCGCATCGAGCACCAATAATCACAAAAAGGACCAACTTTTGGCAGTAAAACACAGGCATTATTCAAAAAGGGAAGCAACTATGCATCAGAATCTCTTTTCCTTCTTGATTTTAGGTCTCCTCTCAGCCTCACCGGCGACGTCCTGGCCGTCGTAGACTCCGCGGTGGACCGTGCCGAAGGTGCCCCTGGCGATGACCCCCTTGATAACCAGCTTCAAGGGGTCGATCTCCCACTCCTCCCtctgcctctcctcctccttcctcttctcaatCGTCCTCGGTCGGCTGAGGTGCCGCTCCAGCTGCTCGTCCAACCTCTTCAGATCGATCTGGTCCGCTCTCACGAACCCATCTCCGCCCCCTTCCTTCATCTCTCTACCCTCCCCTCCCACCTctcccaccccccctccccccccaccccccccgcctCCTTTGCAGCCTCCAAATCACGGCAGAAAACCCAAAAGATGATATCTTTATGGGTTTCGCTTCCCTTCTACCTTTCCTTCTCCCTCCACCGCATCTTCTCTTCCCCCCCACCCCAACACCCGCACCAGTATCTGCTActtcctcttctttctataaagaaCACTCGTTTCTCTCCTCCCCTCGTCACTGCTATTCTACTCGCCCTACGTTTGTCTCTCGCTCTGTGTCTCCATGTGAGCACATGGGTTGCCTGCCTTCCTCTCTCTAATCAAAGCTCGTTTCAATTATTTCTCGTCTTTCTATCTATTACGAGTACCTACAGACGCATCGAAACCCCTCTTCCTCTGCACTCTCCTTATCCCCGCTCGGTTGCAGACTCACAGGTGCCCTCGATGCATTGTCTTCTCGGGGAAACACGTCTCTTGTCTTATCTTAAGCATGTGGTGGTCATCTGAAAGACATCGCAGATGTAACGGGCGGACATGTCATTAGATTTGGACAAGAGCTAATCAAGCCATCACCCAAGAAAAATCCACATCTTTGTAAACACGACATTACATACACCAAATGATGTGTGTGTTCTCAGGTCGACTGTTCTTGAAGGTCTCAAAGCATCGACTTGTCCTGCTACTACTTGGATGCTACTTTGACGGAAGATTACATGTGCAGTGAGGTCATGCCATCTCCAGACCAAACGATAGCCACACATTTGTGGGATCTCCACCATGCACGTGTGGGAACTCGCTTAGTCTTTAATGGCGTGAGGCCTTTTAGGACTGAGAGAAAGATTAACATGAGATGTCGAAGAAGCAGAACCAGAATCCAATTTCTTGCTTAAAGTGCATGTTTGAAGAGTATATTCTGAGGCCAATCTTGAGATCACATTCCTCAGCAGAGCATCTCTTTTCTCATCTTTGGTCCATTCcaagaacaagaacaaagaaGGCAGGTGCTGATTCCG
The DNA window shown above is from Musa acuminata AAA Group cultivar baxijiao chromosome BXJ2-4, Cavendish_Baxijiao_AAA, whole genome shotgun sequence and carries:
- the LOC103983453 gene encoding ubiquitin-like-specific protease 1D isoform X1; protein product: MAKERLQIDWKEMLAGRDDGPPPEVEVVAAASGHGEAGPADASELVQFSDHELQERIQRVVKQLSLGIASRLNDSGAKLRASLRQMQAELDRRKLVRVPKASGRCSKVLQSENIESSGTVKDSSENSTAPKSHPQSSFTSKFLEKLQGKADAASNEDLKVISRGKSRGSEKNELQKDERQHQIATSSQSARLSSRQTHFQCASSIAKKDQHMSLTSKYRDLELSNLPKGKSYSNCKRRALDSEDTNSVAFKWKKVREVVLLDEEEVHTVEPMEDGCDKWKEVKVYYPSRDDPESVELSYADIKCLNPESYLSSTIMNFYIQYLQRPLAVTDRPRGDYHFFNTYFYKKLEEAVSFKVDKACFEKLRRWWKGVNIFQKSYIFIPVHGDMHWSLAVICIPAQEDESGPIVLHLDSLGFHNSQSIFHIIDRFLKEEWNYINQNSSRPDLPFSVNIWRHLSSSIEKKKITVPQQKNEYDCGLFVLYFMERFIEEAPERLKRKDLAMFGSKWFHPEDASGLRKQIRDLLLEVFRCAKRENNKAGSTSSCGSSEDD
- the LOC103983453 gene encoding ubiquitin-like-specific protease 1C isoform X2; amino-acid sequence: MAKERLQIDWKEMLAGRDDGPPPEVEVVAAASGHGEAGPADASELVQFSDHELQERIQRVVKQLSLGIASRLNDSGAKLRASLRQMQAELDRRKLVRVPKASGRCSKVLQSENIESSGTVKDSSENSTAPKSHPQSSFTSKFLEKLQGKADAASNEDLKVISRGKSRGSEKNELQKDERQHQIATSSQSARLSSRQTHFQCASSIAKKDQHMSLTSKYRDLELSNLPKGKSYSNCKRRALDSEDTNSVAFKWKKVREVVLLDEEEVHTVEPMEDGCDKWKEVKVYYPSRDDPESVELSYADIKCLNPESYLSSTIMNFYIQYLQRPLAVTDRPRGDYHFFNTYFYKKLEEAVSFKVDKACFEKLRRWWKGVNIFQKSYIFIPVHGDMHWSLAVICIPAQEDESGPIVLHLDSLGFHNSQSIFHIIDRFLKEEWNYINQNSSRPDLPFSVNIWRHLSSSIEKKKITSNLSIVARPSLNLIYDRMSQ
- the LOC135610977 gene encoding serine/threonine-protein kinase 54-like, producing the protein MKEGGGDGFVRADQIDLKRLDEQLERHLSRPRTIEKRKEEERQREEWEIDPLKLVIKGVIARGTFGTVHRGVYDGQDVAVKLLDWGEEGNRTEAEISALRAAFSQEVSVWHKLDHPNVTKFIGAAIGAADLNIQTENGHLGMPSNVCCVVVEYLPGGALKSFLIKHHRRKLAFKVVVQMALDLGRGLSYLHSQKIVHRDVKTENMLLDRTGTVKIADFGVARIEAQNPNDMTGETGTLGYMAPEVLNGNPYNRKCDVYSFGICLWEIYCCDMPYPDLSFSEITSAVVRQNLRPEIPRCCPSSLANVMKVCWDANPDKRPEMDEVVTMLEAIDTSKGGGMIPPDQQQGCFGCFRRHRGP